Proteins from a genomic interval of Scatophagus argus isolate fScaArg1 chromosome 6, fScaArg1.pri, whole genome shotgun sequence:
- the LOC124060767 gene encoding ras-related protein Rab-11B-like produces MGTRDDEYDYLFKVVLIGDSGVGKSNLLSRFTRNEFNLESKSTIGVEFATRSIQVDGKTIKAQIWDTAGQERYRAITSAYYRGAVGALLVYDIAKHLTYENVERWLKELRDHADNNIVIMLVGNKSDLRHLRAVPTDEARAFAEKNTLSFIETSALDSTNVEEAFKNILTEIYRIVSQKQISDRSGHDESPGNNVVDISLPPTMDGQRGSKLPCCQSL; encoded by the exons TTGTACTTATCGGAGACTCTGGAGTGGGGAAGAGTAACCTGCTGTCTCGTTTCACAAGAAATGAGTTCAACCTGGAGAGCAAGAGCACCATTGGGGTGGAGTTTGCCACTCGCAGCATCCAGGTGGACGGCAAGACGATAAAGGCTCAGATCTGGGACACAGCTGGACAGGAACGCTACAGAGCGATCACCTCAGC GTATTACCGGGGTGCTGTTGGAGCTCTTCTGGTTTACGACATCGCCAAGCACCTGACTTATGAGAACGTCGAGCGCTGGCTGAAGGAGCTGAGGGACCACGCTGACAACAATATCGTCATCATGCTGGTGGGAAACAAGAGCGACCTCCGCCACCTCAGGGCAGTGCCCACTGATGAGGCTCGAGCCTTCGCAG aaAAGAATACTCTCTCATTTATTGAAACCTCCGCCTTGGACTCCACTAATGTAGAAGAAGCCTTTAAGAACATTCTCACAG AAATCTACCGTATCGTATCTCAGAAGCAAATATCAGACAGATCTGGACATGATGAATCTCCAGGCAACAACGTAGTTGACATAAGCCTCCCCCCGACCATGGATGGGCAGAGGGGCAGCAAACTCCCTTGCTGCCAAAGCCTGTGA
- the march2 gene encoding E3 ubiquitin-protein ligase MARCHF2: MTTGGCCHLPGSLCDCASTTGLWKSVEEAGGDGCQALYVTQVTAIDGRLLSSVLKPMSTQSDGPICRICHEGGNSEGLLSPCDCTGTLGTVHKSCLEKWLSSSNTSYCELCHTEFSIERRPRPLTEWLRDPGPRNEKRTLFCDMVCFLFITPLAAISGWLCLRGAQDHLQLGSWLQAVGLIALTIALFTIYVLWTLVSFRYHCQLYSEWRRTNQKVRLLIPEAKESNSSQHSLLSTKLMKSSANESIV, from the exons ATGACGACAGGGGGCTGTTGCCACCTGCCCGgctctctgtgtgactgtgcGAGCACCACTGGCCTGTGGAAGAGCGTGGAGGAAGCAGGAGGTGACGGCTGCCAGGCTCTCTACGTCACCCAGGTCACAGCTATAGATGGACGGTTGCTCTCGTCTGTGCTCAAACCCATGAGCACACAGAG TGACGGTCCCATCTGCCGGATTTGCCACGAAGGGGGCAACAGTGAGGGTCTCCTGTCTCCATGTGACTGCACAGGCACCCTGGGCACGGTGCACAAGAGCTGCTTGGAGAAGTGGCTGTCGTCTTCCAACACCAGCTACTGTGAGCTGTGCCACACAGAGTTCAGCATCGAGCGCCGACCAAGGCCTCTCACAGAG TGGCTGCGGGACCCCGGCCCTCGTAATGAGAAGAGGACGCTGTTCTGTGACATGGTGTGCTTCCTGTTTATCACGCCTTTAGCAGCCATTTCAGGCTGGCTGTGCCTGAGGGGCGCTCAGGACCATCTTCAGCTGGGGAGCTGGCTTCAGGCCGTGGGCCTCATAGCCCTCACCATCGCCCTCTTCACCATCTATGTCCTGTGGACACTG GTATCTTTCCGCTACCACTGTCAACTGTACTCTGAGTGGAGAAGAACAAATCAGAAAGTACGTCTGCTCATTCCTGAAGCCAAGGAGTCTAACTCTTCCCAGCATTCCTTGCTTTCTACCAAACTGATGAAGTCGTCTGCAAACGAGAGTATAGTATGA
- the LOC124060766 gene encoding ras-related protein Rab-11B — translation MGNRDDEYDFLFKVVLIGDSGVGKSNLLSRFTRNEFNLESKSTIGVEFATRSIQVDGKTIKAQIWDTAGQERYRAITSAYYRGAVGALLVYDIAKHLTYENVERWLKELRDHADNNIVIMLVGNKSDLRHLRAVPTDEARAFAEKNTLSFIETSALDSTNVEEAFKNILTEIYRIVSQKQIADRSAHDESPGNNVVDISVPPTTDGQKGNKLQCCQSL, via the exons TTGTACTTATCGGAGACTCTGGAGTGGGGAAGAGTAACCTGCTGTCTCGTTTCACAAGAAATGAGTTCAACCTGGAGAGCAAGAGCACCATTGGGGTGGAGTTTGCCACTCGCAGCATCCAGGTGGACGGCAAGACGATAAAGGCTCAGATCTGGGACACAGCTGGACAGGAACGCTACAGAGCGATCACCTCAGC GTATTACCGGGGTGCTGTTGGAGCTCTTCTGGTTTACGACATCGCCAAGCACCTGACTTATGAGAACGTCGAGCGCTGGCTGAAGGAGCTGAGGGACCACGCTGACAACAATATCGTCATCATGCTGGTGGGAAACAAGAGCGACCTCCGCCACCTCAGGGCAGTGCCCACTGATGAGGCTCGAGCCTTCGCAG AAAAGAATACTCTCTCATTCATTGAGACATCAGCATTGGACTCCACAAATGTAGAAGAGGCATTCAAGAACATTTTAACAG AAATCTACCGCATTGTGTCGCAGAAGCAGATAGCAGACAGATCTGCACACGATGAGTCTCCGGGCAACAATGTAGTGGACATAAGTGTTCCCCCAACCACTGATGGGCAGAAGGGCAACAAACTGCAGTGCTGCCAGAGCCTGTGA